The Catalinimonas alkaloidigena nucleotide sequence TCCCGGCTACGACTGGGGCTCGTTCCCTAAGCCGCGTACGCTGATGCTGGGTGCACAACTCACGTTTTAATCCATTGATCACTTCCGACGCCCCTTGTGCGTCTTAAGCATACCAACCACCATGAATCTTCGAAAAGGTTTACTCTTTCTGACCACCGCACTCCTGTTCGGTTGCGAAGAACAACTGGAACTGACCAACCCCAACCGGCCCACCACCGAAAGTTTCTGGCAAACGTCAGACGAGGCCATCCGGGGGCTGAGTTCGGCCTACGCCGCCTTTACGCAGGACGGCACCTACATGCGCTTTTTCCCGATGGCGGTCGACATCCGGGCCGACGACTACAAGGGCGACAGCCCCTGGATCGACATCGTGCAGATTTCGACGTTCAACGTCCCGGCCACGTCCGCACCGCTAATCTGGATGTGGTCGAACCACTACCAGGCCATCTGGCGGGCCAACCAGGTGCTGACCTACGTGCCCGACATCGAGATGGAGGAAGACCTGAAACAGCGCGTGCTGGGGCAAGCCTACTTTCTGCGCGGGCTGGCGTTTTTCAACATGCGGATGATGTTCAAGAGCATCCCGCTCATCACCACCCTGCAGGAACCCGAGAATTATAACGTGTCGCAGGCGTCGGACGAAGAGATCTGGGCGCAGATTTACAGCGATTTCCAGATGGCCAAAGACCGCCTGCCGGTCACCTACGCCAACCTGACCGGTCCCGACCAGGGGCAGGCCGGGCGCGCAACCAAAGGCGCCGCCGCCGGATTTCTGGGCAAAGCGTACCTCTACAACCAGGAGTGGCAACGGGCCGCCGACGAGTTTGCCGAGATCATCGGGTACGGGGTCTACCAGCTGGTTCCCAACTACCGCGACAACTTCACGTACCTGAACGAGAACAACGTGGAGTCGATTTTCGAGATCCAGTTTTCGCGCGAAACCGGCGGGGGCATCGACCTCGGCTGGCAGGGCGAGCCCGCGCCCACCTGGGGACAGACCTCCGCGCAGGCGATCACCTACGGGGCCGACGGCTACGGGTTTTCCGACGTGCTGCCCACCACCTGGATCTACCAGGAATACCAACAGGAACGCACCACCGACGACCAGCTCGATCCGCGTGCCTCGGCCAGCATCGCGTTTTACAATCCGGCCAGCGGCGACACCACAATCTACGGCAACCCCTGGCTGGGGCGGGCCGGCACCACCATTCCGGCACTGGCTCCCGGCGCCATCTACCCACGGAAGTTTACCAACGACGGCATGCCCGACTACCTGGGCGGTAACGAGTACGACTGGCGGTCGGGCATCAATTACCGGCTGATGCGCTACGCCGACGTGCTGCTGATGTACGCCGAAGCGTTGAACGAACTGGGCCGCACGGCCGATGCCTATCCGCTGATTCAGCAGGTACGCGACCGCGCTCACCTACCCGACCTGGCCACTACCCAACCCGGTCTGGGGCAACAGGCAATGCGCGAGCAACTGGCTCACGAACGGGCGCTGGAGTTTGCGCTGGAAGGACTTCGCTACTACGACATTCTGCGGTGGGGATGGCTCTACGACGCCGACAAACTGGCGATGCTGCGGGCGCACGATCCCGAATTCAACAACTGGGTGCCCGGCAAAGAATTCCTGCCGATTCCGCAGAGCGAGTTGAACGCCAACCCGAACCTGAACCAGAATCCGAGTTACTAATTGCTCATGTGTTCGCAGGACGGACTCCGGCTCGTCCTGCGAACGTTTTACCCCCTATT carries:
- a CDS encoding RagB/SusD family nutrient uptake outer membrane protein, which translates into the protein MNLRKGLLFLTTALLFGCEEQLELTNPNRPTTESFWQTSDEAIRGLSSAYAAFTQDGTYMRFFPMAVDIRADDYKGDSPWIDIVQISTFNVPATSAPLIWMWSNHYQAIWRANQVLTYVPDIEMEEDLKQRVLGQAYFLRGLAFFNMRMMFKSIPLITTLQEPENYNVSQASDEEIWAQIYSDFQMAKDRLPVTYANLTGPDQGQAGRATKGAAAGFLGKAYLYNQEWQRAADEFAEIIGYGVYQLVPNYRDNFTYLNENNVESIFEIQFSRETGGGIDLGWQGEPAPTWGQTSAQAITYGADGYGFSDVLPTTWIYQEYQQERTTDDQLDPRASASIAFYNPASGDTTIYGNPWLGRAGTTIPALAPGAIYPRKFTNDGMPDYLGGNEYDWRSGINYRLMRYADVLLMYAEALNELGRTADAYPLIQQVRDRAHLPDLATTQPGLGQQAMREQLAHERALEFALEGLRYYDILRWGWLYDADKLAMLRAHDPEFNNWVPGKEFLPIPQSELNANPNLNQNPSY